TAGGCTCATTccagtttaattaaaaacttcaaaattgTCTTTAacaatcttaatttaaaaatataattgatatacATATTGGGTACATTTTCAGTCCAATAGCAAACATTTGTGTTTAGTTAcctaattaagtttaaaaaataattttagcaaTTTGTAGACTGGCAACACTGGTGTAGGGGAATTCTAGATTATTCTCTTCGCCATTTAGTACATACTTTCTATTTGACATCATTATTAGTATTCATTTAGCAATCTGCTACCAAGAATATCACACCTGTACTTGTTAATTaacaaattgaacaaaaatatttaataattattattcagttTGCTGTATAGTGTTTACAGTGTGTTTTATATTACAGCTACCACGTGAAGTAAGACGCTGTCAAAATGGGGAAGCCACGTAAGTAactctacataatattttttttatgtattgataaaatGTTGCGtagaaatcaatttatttattttatgaggtGCATGAGTTCTAGGTGTGTAATTCAAGGCCATTCCTCTTATTGGTCAAAATAATCATAGTGGAAAATGTAATAGTCATAAATGTTATAGCAATTTCTTGTTCAGGGTTATTGGTGTACTATTTTATGATGTTTCTTCTTGTAATATTGTAGTTATAGAAATACAAATTGAAATGATTTCGACATAAATAGTATTATAAAGGTTTTAAAGAAGCTGCAGTCTAACAAATATGATTGTAAAATCTTTAATTGTTGTGCAATCCATGTTGCACGCAGTTGTAGATATGCATTCTCTTTATCTATGACCAATCGTCTTCTTACAATTGTTTATAGTTGAAATTAGTCTGGAAATTActattttacattgtaatatcaTACTTATATGCTTTAACTATTCAAATATCTGAGTATGTCTggaatttttaaatcaaatttatttcaatttaatcttGACACCAAGATATCAGATTCAGTTTCACTTACAAAGGACAAAGGAGTATTTAgttttctagaattttctcttgtaGTAGAAGCAGGAATAATAACCAATATACTTATGGTATTAGGTTTGTCATCTGTAACATATAACAGAAAACATAAAAGGTGCAAAAGGTAttgtgttacatttttaatgtgtGCGCTGACCTATTTTGAGAATAAAAggcgatattttttttacaaaacatgggtacacactagtattttctcctgtgtcatgggtgcgtttacatacatacaagttcacatacataatatgttggTTTTGATAATATACAGTATGAAATGGGGCAGTCagtttttcatttttttctacTACTTGCAGTAGCAACAAATTAATCCATTATTGGTGGTGTTTATAAAGTTGCAATACAAGACGTAACACAAGTGCATTGTTTACCATGGAGGCATATAATCACACCTTTTTTGAAGATACCCAAGCTGTAACTCGTGGGGGAAAATGTGgcaagaaattaattttataatcagAGTGTTACATGTGACCCCTATTAGTTCCTCCTAGTATCAGAGTGTTACATGTGATCCCTACTTGTACCTACTAGTATCAGAGTGTTACACGTGATTCCTATTTGTACCTACTAGTACCAGAGTGTTACATGTGATCCCTACTAGTACCTATGTGATGATTCATAGATATGGATTCATGTTGAAACATGTTTGACTTTGTTTAATCTTCATTTCTTTGGTCTACTAATTACCTACTCTTTTTGTAatgtacatagtacaaaacGGTTTTGTGTTAATGTCACAGAAAAGCTAATTAGCTATATGTTTTAACTCAATCGTTCTTCTTCATATTTTAGTTATGTTTGTATCACAGAATAATTAACTTGGTTGCTACTTTTGCGTAGATGAGCGTGGAACTCCCTCTTTAAGTTAAATAGCTATTTATgtcattaacaaaattaatcgtACCTAGATATTGAACTGCAAGTTGGACTCGCGTgctgcgttttttttttgttttgagtatTCAAAGGTAccttttagtaaattaatatcgATATTGAGTTAATAATTTAACACCATGAGTTTGTTACTcggattatattatttacacttAAATATTGGTATTATCGATTATATcgattaataacaataaattttcataacactaaacataactaaaatattatgtaaatgtagaACGGATATAACTATCACTTGtcccaaaattttatttattttaaataattagaaaacatttaagcaatttttttcatttttcatagCAAAAAAGAAAGGAGGAAAAAAGAATGTACAGAAAGAAGAAGAGCCGTCACAGAGCTCTGTGTCTGTTGAGGAGCCAACTTCTCCGGATGTCCCAGAAGCAGAAGCAGAAGATGATTCTAATCTTTCGGCAGCAGCTCGCAAAAGAAAGGAGAAAAAAGAGAAGAAGGAAAGATCATTGCAAGCTTTGCAAGCTCTGCAGGGAATGAAAAAACTATCAATATCAGAATCTTCAAAAGATGAACCAGGTGCTAAAGATGAGTCTACTTGTAAAGAGGAACCAACTTCTAAGGAGGAGGCTAGTAAACCCGAGCCCGAAACTCCTACAGAGGCACCGTCACAAATTCAATTGGAGGCTGCGGCTATGCCATCACAGGAGAAACCTCCACCAGAGGCAGCCAAAGAACCACCAAAGCCGGCTGAAGAAGAAGAATTTGGGCTAGGTCTGGGCTTATCAGGTACTAGGAAGAAGAAGCCTAAGAAGAAAAAGGCTGAACCAGCTCCAACAGTTGAGGCCCAGCAAGCATCAGCTCCACAGACAGCAGATCCCCTTAAAGCTACACCCACATCTCCAGCAGGAGCTCCAGTCTTGGTGCAGATGCCTGAACCTGCGCACGCTGCTCCTGGACCATGGAGCAAGAGTGGATCTGGAAAAAGCCGTGGATGGACTCCCGTCCCTCTAGGCACTATGCCAGAGCCACCCGCGAGACTGGTTCCGCAACCGACGCCGGTACCGCAAGCGACGCCGATACCGCAAGCGACGCCAACAGCTGTGGTTCCTACTGCACGTGCTCCTAAATCCATGGAACCTACCATGTGTCGGTATCAGATACCAAACAAAATTCCCGGTAACCGTGTTCGAGCTGCCCACATAAGAGTTATGGTCAACTATTTGGAAATGGAATTTAAATCCCTTAAAATTGTAAGTATGTTTGAAAGGTTcatctaaattaaaaattaactgatatatacatttttttcccGTAATTTCCCTTGTATTTTAGTGTAGTTTAAGTGTTTCACTATTTCAACATTGACAttgtattctaattttattaaatattactttttttttacagtatCGCTATGACGTTAGCATTACCCCTGACAAACCCAAGAAGATGTTGCcagatgtatttttaaaagtgaaaaataaGTTTTTCGCTAATGAATTAATAGCGTTTGATCAGATGAAGAACTGTTATTCGTTGAATGCTCTTAAGAACATTACGACGACGGAGCGGTTCCATGCTactgtaagtattatattatatacaatgttAAGAAACTAGTAGTTGATAACCTTGTAAGACTGTTTTACTTACATCACAAAGGTTTTcccagtaggctacaatatggggatcttcaagaagggagtaaataggttcCTTAAGTGTCGGCAAGTCGCATGTAATGTCCCAAGTGTTGTAAGCGTTCaaaggccacggtaaccacttactatcaggtgggccgtgtgcgtTTTCGCCACCGtcgttgtataaaaaataacataaataaacaacttaCTCCAATGATCTCCAACTTGTATGCCTTTGAAGATTTTAGCAAACCTCTTTTATGAAAATTAGGTACAGCCTGGTCCATGGGGTTTTGATGTAATTAACAACCCTATACTATAATTCTTGAATACTCCATTAGATTCCAAGTTATTCAGGGTGTCCCGTaagtcgacgtccaaatggcaccagatgatcggcaaggttccaagacaccctgtataaatttaaaaaaaacatcatattaaaatataatattgataagGTATCGCTTACCTTAGCATAGATTTCGAAACTTTCACAGCGTCTAATGAAAATAGTTTTGTATTATTGCATAGTAATGTGGTACATAAGAACAGatgaatatgttttttttatttgttttattttaggtcGAGCTTCTAGATCAGAATCAAAGATCGATAAATTTTGACGTTTCACTGAAAGCCACAGGAGTCGTCgatttggaaaatattaaaaagtaagtagCCCTGTCTATATTTAATCTCTTTACTAAGCAGATTTTCGCGAATGCGAATACGAATATAGTGCATCACTACGTTGGACTACTTAATCATCAACAACGTTGCAATTTTTgttaaaagcaaatattattttttaatgtgtatcTTATAAAACGACAATATCTACGTACAGTACCTGTCCAGTGTCCATCCTTattaagcaaataaataattgtttttttgttaacagTTACATGAGAACGCGCGCTTCGTCTCTTTGCCATCCTACTGAGGAGATCCAATGTATCGACGTTATTTTACGCCAGGGGGCGTTGGAGTCGTACGTTAAGgtaaatatgtaatgttttcAAAACTACGATAATACAAACTGTGATCCAAAAATGTATAGCGCAGTTATAGTAAATAACACCAATACCATAATAATTGCTCCAACCAAGAAATGAACTTGAGATGTTTTTCTGATCTTGCATGGCTACATGGCCAAAGAGACACTATTATATGCTAcgattattacatattatattttttgttttttctttgtaGGCTGGCCGTCAATTTTTCAAACGACCATCCCGCCCCATAGATTTGGGCTTTGGTTATGAAATGTGGACGGGGTTGTTCCAATCCGCTATATTTACCAATAAAGCCTTTATCAACATTGAtggtaagtaaaaaaaatatatatattttgttattacctTTGTTGCTAATTTAAAATGAACCTAGTTACTATTGATTGACAGTTCAGATTTGTGTACTGCTTcttctcttttatttttttttcttttgctaCGAAGTACGAACACATATCAAATCGTGTAGTTCGaatatagaatatatttttgttcaagtcatttaaaaaatgtttaatatggTAAAGTAGCTACTTCTACATTTCAGAATGCTTTTATTTCtatctaatgtttattttaactcTGCAGTGGCGCACAAAGGCTTCCCAAGGCATCAGAGTTTGCTTGATGCCATGATCAAAGATTTCAACTTGGATCCTACCAAGCCACTTGATAACCAACGTGGATGTGACTATTTCGCTGCATTCGTTAAAGGATTGAAGGttagtgtttaaaatattaagtcaaTTGTTTACTATtgaaaaagaatttaataattaattgagcaCAAATATAAATGGTAACATGTTTAATAGTTGGAAGTCTTGACAACTACCtggcgggttatcggggcttcggctcgaaaagcaaaagtgggcacgggttggtttttagtcactaagagtctgacactccctctcgctttaccGAAGACGGGAAAAACAATTAGACATTTTTTCCCTAAAAAAAAGACAGTTGGGAGTCAACAGTGACTGACACTAGCATAGAATTTGTAACAGTTTTCTATAGGCAATCTTATATTGTTTtacacttaaatataaataaatataaattagacttaaatACAGCAATAAAgacttaattattgtttttaataacaagGTGGTTGCTACTCTGGTCGGTAACACGCCCTCGGCTGGTCATCGTCGGGAGTTCATCTGTAACGGCCTGGTGGGCCCACCCCACGATCTGGTCTTCACCATCACAGAATCAGACGGACGTACTAGAAAGACATCTGTCGCGGAATATTTCGCGAAAGACAAAAATTACAGGTGAGTAGACATTATCCGTTTTTTATATTATcggtagccttagtacgagtttgctttacgttgaacgaaaatgaaatgagagcgcgttcggcgctctgattggcccgGTTCAAgtgaaccaactaatcagagcgctgaacgcgctctcgtttagcataaaaaaaacttgtactaagcccttTGTAATTTTAACTTAGTTTGTGTAGTATCTTCCCTGTAACTAGCCCAGTTTTAGaaagtttttaataactatagtgagttataaaaaataataattaaaaataacggtttacgcACTGAACAACGTCTCGTACTAAGTGACTTCGCCGCGCCGttatcaattaatttagttcaagaaaattcttaaaaatattacatgttgaatgttttgtaaataaaatgtgaaattttaGCACTTAAAAgtgtattaaattgtattgaaaGTCTACTAATGTTTAGTCGCATCTCAAATACACACCTGAAACCTGTGAATAGCTTTTTATGCTATCTAATATATGCAAATAGAGtatccaaaaataatatttcgtttttcTTTTAGGCTGCGGTACCCAAGACTTAATTGCTTGTGGGTCGGAAATAAGGACCGATGCATTTACTTCCCCATCGAACTCTTACATGTCGCTGAGGGTCAGGTAAGTGGTTCATTGAGACCGTAAGTTTCTATACATAATGTACAACTCATACCCGTTTTCACTTATCACTCTTAAATTACGAACCCTTAAACTAAGATAGGTGACAGACAgttaaggcgcggtgaatagacgacttttatgtatttgagggggtgaagcaggtgaagtgggtctcgtgtactgaggggtgcaccgcgcaaatgtcattgatacacgtattctattttatttaggagcgtaatttcgcttCCATAGTTTCATGGACGATTTGCCCaatgcgttgctgtctagaatcgcgttccgtgatccttaagatcgaatctcattactcgtatcagtttttgttttcttattttttcaatattatgttgtatacatttttattttatttttatttatttttttattttgtttttttatgactaaaaccgaaatcgaacagtgacagttgcctgtatgacgttgacgtctctcagtaccacatgattagggatggacattagaaagatcttttttatcgctatcgatactcgcagcgtACATTGAATTCTCATTAATTtcttatctacatttatttaaaattatctaaatttacatttttaaatactacaacatacaaaataaaataatatttaaaaatataaaaataggagccgaccagtagcgggagcatggtccaagctaccggtggttagggctccagagacagaaaccttctcacaatacgtgccgtttcgagaagtactgccttctgcatcaggcccagcttgatccatccgcccaaccccagcctcctaaggtgattgtcgaggctgttgggtattaatccgttggccgacacgactatcggcacaatgatagccgaatccacactccacatgtcgacaacctcgtgagccaagtcaagatattttatttgtttatctttttcagctttcacgaggttctcgtcatgaggaatggtgatatcgattatcatcgtgtggcgcgcttgccgatctatcaccactatatcaggtttattggctacaatagtcctgtcagtgatgatagatagaaagatagatagaaacaactgctgagcctgtaccaagcgcaggttcgatTGCATtgctacacacgcgtgtctgtatcgctacacacgcgcgtttgtATCACCTCTGTATCGCTATAATGCGCGTCGACGGGGCGTTTTTTTcctgcagagcagtttgttgtcgtttgtatcgatacaaatgcgcggccccggcgcgtttaaaaaacgtggtgtgcataggcccttagaagcagtaggtaggcactaaccttttaaaaattaaaaaagggacaggaggatatataaataaaacaccaatattagtataaaatatgtattaatcatcttgaataattaggagaatgtcatcttagaATTGTGAAGGGgttcggggtacgtatattttcttggtatctttcccaactgagataccatattatacaggctgagatgcacgccactgacgaataactgataaagtcgcctcatcttccaagactcttctgccaatagagttacagcgaccagtcgcaatcgtacaatttacacagcgatctaTGTCGTCAATATTCGATTGATAGGCTTGttgcagttgtccaaaatagagagtcaggtaatttatagattcaagatccgtcaaaagtcctttataaagccgaggtcgtggggttaaacaataaaacatggaaaatacgtgcgcacttagaacgaaacacaacgaacgagtgtcatccaaagagtataataagtatagggaaagtgtcatctgtcaatcggtgactgactgaagtcagtcagaagtgttttaagaagtttaaatcaaagagtacgttatacatacattattttacatacattattacacaacttaatttaagttttctcgcttcctagatagaaacaaggtaccatattttgtgatttcccttagaaaaatatgacggtttttttaatatacatatcaactagttaactgctgggcccaaaagtccccttctccttttaagaatgatacggaacgttactgaatgtgtcatctgcaccatgctacgcggtaatagtataagaaaaaattaattgtatttacacaacttataattcaaatcgatttcgtacaaaaaaatatactgacaacccaacttagaaaatgctaattacaaaataaaatattacaaacagcaaaaagatatgttagtgaatgattattttctgagcggcgattgacacaaactgacataggtccaccaagcagcgcgcctcagcggtcactgccggtccgcgtaggaatgaaagagaaacgaatagatgtcatgatcggacgacattttgttcgattcgttctgagttatttatcatgaattatattaattcttacaaatatctcatttcaatcgataaataaatgcggcagatccttttattattttaaattacgtcactgttattaattttattaagatatgttcataaataatatagttacaatggctagaatttcaatttaaatggttagtttatgatttttttctatcgagaaaatgtatagaaaacgtgttttgaagaagatggtccatttataaaaatgatcaagattaacatatattttttttgttgctctaacttgtaaacattgggcaaaaacactgttaaatcaatcctattttgactatacACAGCGCCTTAACGACAATTCAGTTAGACCAACCTATAAGTGATACCTAACAGTAAAGGTAAAGGGTTAATTTTAAGTGCTCCTTAccgctaagtaactcttagttaaaAGATGGTTGGTGAAAACGGCCATAAGTCATTTTAGTAACACCATGAAAAGCTCCAACATAAGATAGTTTGTCTTTCAAGATTTATGATTTATCATTGTATTATCTGTACCTCAAatagcaatataaataatagtacCGAGGAAATTTGTATTGTGTCACATAAAGCTAAAACAAAGTAAGCTATAACTTGCTATAGAATAAAATCACATACCCatgcaatatatttttgtatattttaaaactacaatattattttcaggCATTAACAAGACAGTTGAACGAACAACAAATATCGAAAATGGTTAAGGAGGCAGCCACACCTCCCGATGAGCGCTTGAAGAAAATCAAAGAAGTGATTTCTAATGTAAGTAGAAAAAGAATTCTTATTTTCTTATGAGATAGTATGGCATgcaagcagacagatcacctgatggtaagctatcacagggcttagtacgagtttgttataCGTTTATCGAGATCgcaacgagaccgcgttcggcgttctgattggttggttcattggtaccggccaataagagcgccgaacgcggtcgcAAAACCAGAGAACTTACAAGTGAGTTGCGGGCGTGATATAACGATGAAACCCAACGTAAGCATTCATTTACGCCAGTTTTCTATTTGGCCTTGGTATCTACAACgtgtcttttaattttttttaataattatgtactaccAGATCATCTTATTATTGAGAAATTCGAAAACGAAAATGGTAACAGT
This genomic window from Spodoptera frugiperda isolate SF20-4 chromosome 28, AGI-APGP_CSIRO_Sfru_2.0, whole genome shotgun sequence contains:
- the LOC118265413 gene encoding protein argonaute-2 isoform X2, with protein sequence MGKPPKKKGGKKNVQKEEEPSQSSVSVEEPTSPDVPEAEAEDDSNLSAAARKRKEKKEKKERSLQALQALQGMKKLSISESSKDEPGAKDESTCKEEPTSKEEASKPEPETPTEAPSQIQLEAAAMPSQEKPPPEAAKEPPKPAEEEEFGLGLGLSGTRKKKPKKKKAEPAPTVEAQQASAPQTADPLKATPTSPAGAPVLVQMPEPAHAAPGPWSKSGSGKSRGWTPVPLGTMPEPPARLVPQPTPVPQATPIPQATPTAVVPTARAPKSMEPTMCRYQIPNKIPGNRVRAAHIRVMVNYLEMEFKSLKIYRYDVSITPDKPKKMLPDVFLKVKNKFFANELIAFDQMKNCYSLNALKNITTTERFHATVELLDQNQRSINFDVSLKATGVVDLENIKNYMRTRASSLCHPTEEIQCIDVILRQGALESYVKAGRQFFKRPSRPIDLGFGYEMWTGLFQSAIFTNKAFINIDVAHKGFPRHQSLLDAMIKDFNLDPTKPLDNQRGCDYFAAFVKGLKVVATLVGNTPSAGHRREFICNGLVGPPHDLVFTITESDGRTRKTSVAEYFAKDKNYRLRYPRLNCLWVGNKDRCIYFPIELLHVAEGQALTRQLNEQQISKMVKEAATPPDERLKKIKEVISNMKYSQNRDFKRFGLEISEKFYTVKAKVLEPPVLEIGNGKVTPRKGQWQANKLLKPEALTSWALIAVDTDSRNDYGPMIDLIVSTGGQLGMAVSKPKFVNVNAKMKMLHSILMNAYRDVRFVFIIVSARGRDDYHKVKQLAEREVGILTQCIKEATARRMNQMTAKNILLKVNSKLMGINQAIDMIAMPKCIKDTTVMIVGADVTHPSPDQSNVPSIAAVTASIDPKCYMYNIELSIQTPKKEMIVEFEDMMFDHLKVYKDRNQGRLPKKIFVFRDGVSEGQFSQVMNSELAAVHSAYQRMAGMQNKPEVLFLLVQKRHHTRLFNDGPNVQYNVEPGTVVDTDIVHSSELDFYLVSHQAIKGTARPTRYHTVCNDGKIPDDEVEQLTYYLCHLYSRCMRSVSYPTPTYYAHLACLRARSLTHGEKFDNRELERKPKRLHVLDKMLQFSRMFFV
- the LOC118265413 gene encoding protein argonaute-2 isoform X1, translated to MEAYNHTFFEDTQAVTRGGKCAKKKGGKKNVQKEEEPSQSSVSVEEPTSPDVPEAEAEDDSNLSAAARKRKEKKEKKERSLQALQALQGMKKLSISESSKDEPGAKDESTCKEEPTSKEEASKPEPETPTEAPSQIQLEAAAMPSQEKPPPEAAKEPPKPAEEEEFGLGLGLSGTRKKKPKKKKAEPAPTVEAQQASAPQTADPLKATPTSPAGAPVLVQMPEPAHAAPGPWSKSGSGKSRGWTPVPLGTMPEPPARLVPQPTPVPQATPIPQATPTAVVPTARAPKSMEPTMCRYQIPNKIPGNRVRAAHIRVMVNYLEMEFKSLKIYRYDVSITPDKPKKMLPDVFLKVKNKFFANELIAFDQMKNCYSLNALKNITTTERFHATVELLDQNQRSINFDVSLKATGVVDLENIKNYMRTRASSLCHPTEEIQCIDVILRQGALESYVKAGRQFFKRPSRPIDLGFGYEMWTGLFQSAIFTNKAFINIDVAHKGFPRHQSLLDAMIKDFNLDPTKPLDNQRGCDYFAAFVKGLKVVATLVGNTPSAGHRREFICNGLVGPPHDLVFTITESDGRTRKTSVAEYFAKDKNYRLRYPRLNCLWVGNKDRCIYFPIELLHVAEGQALTRQLNEQQISKMVKEAATPPDERLKKIKEVISNMKYSQNRDFKRFGLEISEKFYTVKAKVLEPPVLEIGNGKVTPRKGQWQANKLLKPEALTSWALIAVDTDSRNDYGPMIDLIVSTGGQLGMAVSKPKFVNVNAKMKMLHSILMNAYRDVRFVFIIVSARGRDDYHKVKQLAEREVGILTQCIKEATARRMNQMTAKNILLKVNSKLMGINQAIDMIAMPKCIKDTTVMIVGADVTHPSPDQSNVPSIAAVTASIDPKCYMYNIELSIQTPKKEMIVEFEDMMFDHLKVYKDRNQGRLPKKIFVFRDGVSEGQFSQVMNSELAAVHSAYQRMAGMQNKPEVLFLLVQKRHHTRLFNDGPNVQYNVEPGTVVDTDIVHSSELDFYLVSHQAIKGTARPTRYHTVCNDGKIPDDEVEQLTYYLCHLYSRCMRSVSYPTPTYYAHLACLRARSLTHGEKFDNRELERKPKRLHVLDKMLQFSRMFFV